One genomic region from Thermoleptolyngbya sichuanensis A183 encodes:
- a CDS encoding TIGR00266 family protein, giving the protein MQVELMYQPAFTLGRLQLRGGEQVRVEAASMVGMSTGTTLETKTGGFMQALKRSFLGGESFFQNIYTAPAQGGEVWVAPSLPGDLNVLTLSEPMLIQSGAYVASDMGITLDTTWGGSKSFFGTGGGLFMLRAEGQGQVVVASYGAIHEMTLAPGQSFTLDTGHLVALSESMPFKTRSVGGMKSFLFSGEGFVVDLTEPGKVLVQTRSQDQFLAWLIPKLPQPSSSSS; this is encoded by the coding sequence ATGCAAGTTGAATTGATGTATCAGCCCGCCTTTACCCTTGGTCGCCTCCAGCTACGAGGCGGCGAACAGGTGCGGGTGGAAGCCGCATCGATGGTGGGGATGTCTACCGGGACAACGCTAGAGACCAAAACCGGCGGCTTTATGCAAGCCCTAAAGCGGTCTTTTTTGGGGGGAGAAAGCTTTTTTCAGAACATCTACACCGCCCCAGCCCAGGGCGGCGAGGTGTGGGTGGCCCCTTCTCTACCGGGGGATTTGAACGTGCTGACCCTTTCTGAGCCGATGCTGATCCAGTCGGGGGCCTACGTGGCCTCGGATATGGGCATTACCCTGGATACCACGTGGGGCGGCTCCAAGTCCTTCTTTGGCACGGGGGGCGGGTTATTTATGCTGCGGGCCGAGGGGCAGGGGCAGGTGGTGGTGGCTTCCTACGGGGCGATCCACGAAATGACCTTGGCCCCTGGACAATCCTTCACCCTGGATACGGGGCACTTGGTGGCCCTGAGCGAATCCATGCCCTTCAAAACCCGCTCCGTCGGCGGCATGAAAAGCTTTCTTTTCAGCGGCGAAGGCTTTGTGGTGGATCTCACTGAGCCAGGGAAAGTCTTGGTACAAACCCGGTCTCAAGATCAGTTCCTGGCTTGGCTCATTCCCAAACTGCCCCAGCCCAGCAGTAGTAGCAGTTGA
- a CDS encoding Uma2 family endonuclease, whose translation MGQAVSFPSSYMTFEDYLAYDDGTDTRYELVNGVLVEMPPESDENLGIARKLLLELIKHIPADRVVWGTEIEVTGKRATGRIPDLLVHSEESKAAIAGAPRATLTRDMPPPALVIEVVSPGQANRERDYRYKHTEYAARGIAEYWIVDPETRQVTLCRWVSGQYEDQVYSGDERIESTVVPEFGLTPAEIFA comes from the coding sequence ATGGGTCAAGCTGTCTCATTCCCCTCCAGCTATATGACCTTCGAGGACTATCTGGCTTACGACGACGGCACCGACACTCGCTATGAACTGGTGAATGGAGTGCTGGTGGAAATGCCGCCCGAAAGTGATGAAAATCTTGGGATTGCCAGAAAGTTGCTGTTGGAGTTGATCAAACATATACCGGCGGATCGTGTGGTCTGGGGGACTGAGATAGAAGTCACTGGCAAACGGGCAACTGGGCGGATTCCAGATTTGCTGGTTCATTCCGAAGAATCAAAAGCTGCTATTGCAGGCGCTCCTCGTGCTACTCTGACCCGCGATATGCCACCCCCAGCGCTGGTGATAGAAGTGGTCAGCCCTGGACAGGCCAACCGGGAACGGGACTACCGCTATAAACACACTGAGTATGCGGCGCGGGGCATTGCCGAATACTGGATTGTGGACCCAGAAACGCGGCAGGTAACCCTCTGCCGCTGGGTCAGCGGTCAATACGAAGACCAGGTCTACAGCGGTGACGAAAGGATTGAGTCCACGGTAGTGCCTGAATTTGGGTTAACCCCCGCCGAGATTTTTGCATAG